In Mycoplasma sp. Mirounga ES2805-ORL, a single window of DNA contains:
- a CDS encoding aminotransferase class V-fold PLP-dependent enzyme — protein sequence MKNNSENIRALFPILNKITYFDSSAMALKPTTAVDAVNKFYREMSVSTRTSDTEIGMLNKKIINSTREKVGRLINADPEEIIFTSGCTDSLNKAALMLKSILNERDEILVSGFNHSSNIVPWIKIAEEKKAKVKIVEDLVSNISKQTKIICLSQTSNSFEHKEDINNLYKVTREKNIILVNDVAQAIVSSKVDLHNTSDIIAFSSNKLYGPTGFGVLAIRDDLLKKLNPPFYGGGAVISIIDSMSFACKANVEQYEPGTPNLSAIHMFNESLNFFENILGGQKGSFEILRDLSEYAFDKLSKIENLVMYNSRGNHILLFNIGDVNSHDVASYLGSKDIYVRAGLFCTHYVSKMKNIPSFVRVSLGVYNTKEDIDKLYNALKEGGNFIVL from the coding sequence ATGAAAAATAATAGTGAAAATATTAGAGCACTTTTTCCAATTCTAAATAAGATTACATACTTTGACTCTTCAGCAATGGCCCTCAAACCTACAACAGCAGTTGATGCTGTTAATAAGTTTTATAGAGAAATGAGTGTAAGTACAAGAACTAGTGATACTGAAATAGGAATGCTGAATAAGAAAATAATTAATAGTACAAGAGAAAAAGTGGGCAGGCTAATTAACGCAGATCCAGAAGAAATTATTTTTACCTCTGGATGTACTGACTCTTTGAATAAAGCGGCTCTAATGCTAAAGAGTATTTTAAATGAAAGGGATGAAATTTTAGTTAGCGGGTTTAATCATTCTTCAAATATTGTTCCTTGGATAAAAATTGCTGAGGAAAAAAAGGCAAAAGTTAAAATTGTTGAAGATTTGGTTTCAAACATTTCTAAGCAAACAAAAATTATTTGTTTGTCGCAAACATCAAATAGTTTTGAACATAAGGAAGATATTAATAACTTATATAAGGTAACTAGAGAAAAAAATATTATCTTAGTTAATGATGTTGCACAAGCTATTGTTTCATCTAAAGTTGATTTACATAATACATCTGACATAATTGCGTTTAGTAGCAATAAATTATATGGTCCAACTGGATTTGGAGTTTTAGCAATTAGAGATGATTTACTAAAAAAATTAAATCCTCCATTTTATGGCGGTGGCGCTGTTATTTCAATTATTGATAGTATGTCTTTTGCTTGCAAAGCCAATGTTGAACAATATGAACCTGGTACGCCAAATTTAAGTGCAATTCACATGTTTAATGAGTCACTAAATTTCTTTGAAAACATATTAGGTGGACAAAAAGGTAGTTTTGAAATATTGAGAGATTTATCAGAATATGCTTTTGATAAACTTTCTAAAATTGAGAATTTAGTAATGTATAACTCTAGAGGTAATCATATATTATTATTTAATATAGGAGATGTAAATTCGCATGATGTTGCATCATATTTAGGCTCTAAAGACATTTATGTAAGAGCAGGATTATTTTGTACTCATTATGTTTCAAAAATGAAAAATATTCCTTCTTTTGTAAGAGTTAGTTTAGGAGTCTATAATACAAAAGAAGATATTGATAAACTTTATAACGCATTAAAAGAAGGAGGTAATTTCATTGTCTTATAG
- a CDS encoding iron-sulfur cluster assembly scaffold protein has protein sequence MSYSINEKQNLIFSHYSEPVYKDNHEHTNKVYGISCADYLEYDYSFENNLLKTVNFSGSGCAFYVASTDLVISNILNKNKEEIIYFIDIYEKFINGENLEQNDLKLLKELAVFDNVYKQENRKNCALMFALDFRNRIKNE, from the coding sequence TTGTCTTATAGTATTAATGAAAAACAAAATTTAATATTTAGTCACTATTCAGAACCAGTTTATAAAGATAACCACGAACACACTAATAAGGTTTATGGAATAAGTTGTGCTGACTATTTAGAATATGACTATAGTTTTGAAAATAATCTTTTAAAAACAGTTAATTTTTCAGGTTCTGGTTGTGCTTTTTATGTCGCTTCAACTGATCTAGTAATTAGTAATATTTTAAATAAGAACAAAGAAGAAATAATCTATTTTATAGATATTTATGAAAAATTTATTAATGGCGAAAATTTAGAACAAAATGACTTAAAACTACTTAAAGAATTAGCTGTATTTGATAATGTTTATAAACAAGAAAATAGAAAAAATTGTGCACTAATGTTTGCACTAGATTTTAGAAATAGAATTAAAAATGAATAA
- a CDS encoding DNA polymerase IV, with the protein MNNKKIIFHIDFDSYFCSAHRSLNSDLDNKPLAIGKNLKRSIASSISYELKNKGAKVGWPNYKILEIEPKTIFIKPNFDLYVSLSNRIFDYIAKNYSKNIQVFSIDECWVDVTSIVNNENLDPKILALKIQREIMQKFRIPLSIGISYNKFLAKMGTNFAKPYGVKIIDKNELVNEIWPLPIIKYFGIGEPTKNKLNKIGIQTIKDLAKANKESLKLKAIFGSKLGYFVNEANGISDDIIHAEKNELKSIGRELTFLSYDLSDTEEIVKILSNLVDQVCLRAKNRNMLAGVVTVLVRNTNKHWNSKQKKLVFLSRDPDEIYKVSYSLFNEIWDGEMIRGIGVRLTNLKNEFLISNPISLFEKNENKKNSKIERIIKNTNNILKSNLLKTGTELEKDKVKEKIQMRYLEEDTAKKGY; encoded by the coding sequence ATGAATAATAAAAAAATAATATTTCATATTGACTTTGATAGTTATTTTTGTAGCGCCCATAGATCTTTAAATAGTGATTTAGATAATAAACCACTTGCAATAGGTAAAAATTTAAAACGTTCAATCGCTTCATCTATTAGTTATGAATTAAAAAATAAAGGTGCTAAAGTTGGATGGCCAAACTATAAAATTTTAGAAATAGAACCTAAGACTATTTTTATTAAGCCTAATTTTGATTTGTATGTTTCTTTATCAAATAGAATTTTTGATTACATTGCTAAAAACTATTCAAAGAACATTCAAGTATTTAGTATTGATGAGTGTTGGGTTGATGTAACTTCTATTGTTAATAATGAGAATTTAGATCCTAAAATACTAGCATTAAAAATACAACGAGAGATAATGCAAAAATTTAGAATACCTTTATCAATTGGAATATCTTATAATAAATTTTTAGCTAAAATGGGTACTAATTTTGCTAAGCCTTACGGTGTTAAAATAATTGATAAAAATGAATTAGTTAATGAAATATGACCCTTACCAATTATTAAATATTTTGGAATAGGTGAACCAACAAAAAATAAATTAAATAAAATTGGAATCCAAACAATCAAAGATCTAGCTAAAGCTAACAAGGAGTCATTAAAATTAAAAGCTATTTTTGGTTCTAAATTAGGTTATTTTGTAAATGAGGCAAACGGAATTAGTGATGATATTATTCATGCAGAAAAAAACGAGCTTAAATCCATTGGCCGTGAATTAACATTTCTTTCCTATGATTTGAGCGATACCGAGGAGATTGTGAAAATATTATCAAACTTAGTTGACCAAGTTTGTTTAAGGGCAAAAAATAGAAATATGCTCGCTGGAGTTGTAACAGTTTTAGTAAGAAATACAAATAAACATTGAAATTCAAAACAAAAAAAACTAGTTTTTTTATCTCGAGATCCTGATGAAATTTACAAGGTATCATATTCATTATTTAATGAAATATGAGATGGTGAAATGATTAGAGGTATTGGAGTAAGACTAACTAATTTAAAAAATGAATTTTTAATTTCAAATCCAATAAGTTTGTTTGAAAAAAATGAAAACAAAAAAAACAGTAAAATTGAGAGAATAATTAAAAATACTAATAATATATTAAAAAGTAATTTATTAAAAACGGGAACAGAATTAGAAAAAGATAAAGTAAAAGAAAAAATCCAAATGCGGTATCTTGAAGAAGATACAGCAAAGAAAGGCTATTAA
- a CDS encoding nicotinate-nucleotide adenylyltransferase: MRIGLLGGTFDPIHKGHLEIVKKAYQDLKLDKVLIIPAATNPFKKKQKTASANDRVKMINLAIKSLDIDVDICDFEIKRGGISYTYETIRYLKHKYPNDELFFIMGSDLLPKLHKWEFVEEISHLTQLVVFKRDNKLYKTNFKKFNCLLLNLDKPLLESSTAIRQGNLFQTTLEVNEYIGQNFLYAKEIVHSTLSHDRARHSVYAAEFAAELAKSVGYDAKVAYYAGLFHDIAKEWDYKKSIHFIKRYEPSLLINGDLPRHKHHQICGSLWLKYVYRINNDDIAKAIKVHTTLDFQLSLLDKIVYIADKICLGRKFKGVQKLRKLVYENFNEGFKQVNQVNYDFNIGKGVIFDDEQERIYQKWMN; encoded by the coding sequence ATGAGAATAGGACTATTAGGAGGAACCTTCGATCCAATTCATAAAGGTCACCTTGAAATTGTTAAAAAAGCTTATCAAGACTTAAAACTTGATAAAGTTTTGATTATACCTGCCGCAACCAATCCATTCAAAAAGAAACAAAAAACCGCAAGTGCTAACGATCGTGTTAAAATGATTAATTTGGCTATTAAAAGTTTAGATATTGATGTTGATATTTGTGATTTTGAAATTAAAAGAGGTGGAATTAGCTATACTTACGAAACAATTAGATATTTAAAACATAAGTATCCTAATGATGAACTTTTCTTCATTATGGGTAGCGATTTATTACCTAAATTACATAAATGGGAATTTGTTGAAGAAATATCTCATTTAACACAATTAGTTGTTTTTAAGCGTGATAATAAGCTTTATAAAACTAATTTTAAAAAATTTAATTGCCTTTTATTAAATCTTGATAAACCACTTTTAGAGTCCTCAACAGCAATTAGACAAGGTAATTTATTTCAAACAACATTAGAAGTGAACGAGTATATTGGTCAAAATTTTTTGTATGCTAAAGAAATAGTTCATTCAACTTTAAGTCACGATAGGGCAAGACATTCAGTTTATGCAGCTGAATTTGCGGCGGAATTAGCTAAAAGTGTAGGCTATGATGCAAAAGTTGCTTATTATGCAGGCTTATTTCACGATATTGCCAAAGAATGAGATTACAAAAAATCAATTCATTTTATAAAACGATATGAACCCTCATTATTAATTAATGGAGATTTACCAAGACACAAACACCACCAAATTTGTGGTTCATTATGATTAAAATATGTTTATAGAATTAATAATGATGATATTGCAAAAGCAATAAAGGTTCACACAACACTAGATTTTCAGTTATCATTACTAGATAAAATCGTATACATTGCTGACAAGATATGTTTAGGAAGAAAATTTAAGGGTGTTCAAAAATTACGCAAATTGGTTTATGAAAATTTTAATGAAGGTTTTAAACAAGTTAATCAAGTCAATTATGATTTTAATATAGGAAAAGGAGTTATTTTTGATGATGAGCAAGAACGAATTTATCAAAAATGAATGAACTAA
- a CDS encoding pseudouridine synthase yields MELARLQKIIAASGFCSRRRAEELIKDKRVTVNGNIASLGDKASVDDEIKVNNKLIVIKKNNFEYFILNKPRKTISSSNDEHNRQTVVDLINTKSRIVPVGRLDYNTTGVLLLTDDLEIVNKLTHPKYEIERVYRVRIDTPLTLKEFNELNSGVGVNGKMSYQVVDQVEEKSYTVKLHVGSYHHVKKLFEHFDRKVLNLKRISFANLKVDKIAEGTYRKLTLKELKDLKAIIRSKDINK; encoded by the coding sequence ATGGAATTAGCAAGATTGCAAAAAATTATCGCTGCTAGCGGATTTTGTTCAAGAAGAAGAGCGGAAGAATTAATTAAAGATAAGAGAGTGACAGTTAATGGCAATATAGCCAGTTTGGGCGATAAGGCAAGTGTTGATGATGAAATAAAAGTTAATAATAAATTAATTGTTATAAAAAAGAATAATTTTGAATATTTTATTTTAAATAAGCCAAGAAAAACGATTTCTAGTTCAAATGATGAACACAACCGCCAAACGGTTGTCGATTTAATTAATACAAAATCTCGAATTGTTCCGGTCGGGAGATTAGACTATAACACAACAGGTGTGTTGCTTTTAACTGATGATTTAGAAATAGTTAATAAATTAACTCACCCTAAGTATGAAATAGAGCGTGTATATAGAGTTAGAATCGATACTCCACTAACACTTAAAGAATTTAATGAACTAAATTCAGGAGTTGGAGTAAATGGAAAAATGTCATATCAAGTAGTGGATCAAGTTGAAGAAAAAAGTTATACAGTAAAATTGCACGTTGGCTCTTATCACCATGTTAAAAAACTTTTTGAACACTTTGATAGGAAAGTTTTAAATTTAAAACGAATATCTTTTGCGAATTTAAAAGTAGATAAAATTGCAGAAGGAACATATAGAAAACTCACATTAAAAGAACTTAAAGATTTAAAAGCTATTATTAGAAGTAAAGATATTAATAAGTAA
- a CDS encoding ABC transporter ATP-binding protein, translating into MWKTLKLLPGKVKVLFIFGAFFVLLSTILNTFLPNVINQFIKLIFENEVDKDKEVSIIFFHFTLFTKPVNEAKNTLIIMVLSIIVINLFIYFISILFTLFAGEFTVKFYREEMYKKIQKFSLKNIQKMKPESILTRMTTDVTAMWEFLIATTSIFISGIFSTIIGIVFAIMIDPLMSIAVISIAPIMVIIIIFVGKKVSPLIKKTQKSVEVLTKNIDENILGTRVIKTFNLEKERQEIFKSASQDWFHLQYKTSIIFASVWPLFFMLINILIIPIYIFAAYYVVNDLGVNSDLLVRVNTFVDYLFIISFGILMTVMFYSTVFRAKVSGKRIWDVFNFKTDDLYVENGINLKDNFDIDIQNLNFKYFNKAKENVLSNINLNLKHGQTLGIIGPTGSGKSTLVNLLVNNYLYKEGSIKIGGHEVNEINSKNLHQNVGIVYQDPLLYGGTIRSNLKWANDDATDEEIVQALKDADAYEFVYSFDKKLDHEISQGAKNLSGGQKQRLTIARTLLLKPKILIFDDSTSALDNITSKKIIDNIKQKYDCSLILISQKIAPIKNSDLIIVMNNGNIIASGKHNQLLKTSSYYKDIHQSQLEQ; encoded by the coding sequence ATGTGGAAGACATTAAAGTTATTACCCGGTAAAGTCAAAGTTTTGTTTATCTTTGGTGCTTTTTTTGTTTTGCTTTCAACAATTTTGAATACGTTTTTACCAAATGTTATTAATCAATTTATTAAATTAATTTTTGAAAATGAAGTAGATAAAGATAAAGAAGTTTCAATAATTTTTTTTCATTTTACACTATTTACAAAACCAGTTAATGAAGCTAAGAACACTTTAATTATTATGGTTCTCTCAATAATTGTTATCAACTTATTTATTTATTTTATTTCAATATTATTTACATTATTTGCTGGTGAATTTACAGTTAAGTTTTATCGTGAAGAAATGTATAAGAAAATACAAAAATTTAGTTTAAAAAACATTCAAAAAATGAAACCAGAATCTATCTTAACTAGAATGACTACTGATGTTACCGCGATGTGAGAATTTTTAATTGCAACAACATCTATATTTATTTCCGGAATTTTTTCAACGATAATTGGAATTGTTTTTGCAATAATGATTGATCCACTAATGTCAATTGCTGTTATTTCGATAGCACCGATTATGGTTATAATAATAATTTTTGTCGGCAAAAAAGTTTCGCCTCTTATTAAAAAGACCCAGAAATCTGTTGAAGTACTAACTAAAAATATTGATGAAAATATTTTAGGAACTAGAGTTATTAAAACTTTTAATTTAGAAAAAGAAAGACAAGAAATATTTAAAAGTGCGAGTCAAGATTGATTTCATCTTCAATACAAAACAAGTATTATTTTCGCTAGTGTCTGACCGTTGTTCTTTATGCTTATAAATATTTTAATAATTCCAATTTATATCTTTGCGGCATATTACGTTGTTAATGATCTAGGAGTAAATAGTGATTTACTAGTAAGAGTAAATACTTTTGTAGATTATTTATTTATCATAAGTTTTGGAATACTAATGACAGTTATGTTTTATAGCACCGTGTTTAGAGCTAAAGTTAGTGGTAAAAGAATTTGAGATGTTTTCAATTTTAAAACTGATGATCTTTATGTGGAAAACGGTATAAATCTAAAAGATAATTTTGATATCGATATTCAAAATCTTAACTTTAAGTATTTTAACAAAGCCAAAGAAAATGTCTTGTCGAATATCAATCTTAATTTAAAACATGGACAAACACTTGGAATTATTGGACCAACCGGTTCAGGGAAAAGCACATTAGTTAATTTATTAGTTAATAATTATTTGTATAAAGAGGGATCGATAAAAATTGGCGGACATGAAGTAAATGAAATTAATTCTAAGAATCTTCACCAAAATGTTGGAATTGTTTATCAAGATCCACTTCTTTACGGTGGAACTATTAGGAGCAATCTTAAATGAGCTAATGACGATGCAACAGATGAAGAAATTGTTCAAGCCTTAAAAGATGCAGATGCTTATGAATTTGTTTATTCTTTTGATAAAAAATTAGATCATGAGATTTCTCAAGGCGCAAAAAATTTAAGTGGCGGTCAAAAACAAAGATTAACTATTGCTAGAACATTATTATTAAAACCAAAAATATTAATTTTTGATGATTCAACAAGTGCTCTTGATAATATAACAAGTAAAAAAATTATTGACAATATTAAGCAAAAATATGATTGTTCGCTAATTTTAATAAGTCAAAAAATTGCTCCAATCAAAAATTCAGATCTAATTATTGTTATGAATAATGGTAATATCATAGCAAGCGGTAAGCATAATCAATTATTAAAAACATCCAGTTATTATAAGGACATTCACCAAAGTCAATTAGAACAATAG
- a CDS encoding ABC transporter ATP-binding protein, which produces MPQKYLKNKKPTLFSLIRDGLRYFWKDDKKSFIIGTILIVFNSIFYNLGSVLIGLTISLCFPIDVINGTKEFNIPLFSTLCVILAIFFIGFAFFKFYQNKIFSRLAFKTTSKIREEVMNKLLNMPISYYDGEKTGDIISTLINDINNLGKSLDFIFRQLTGSVLNMFFVFVTLMLFSSTITPIVIAISLILFSISFVLLIKARPYYIKLQNNLGDLNGYVEEMLINAKITYSFDRQNTAQDKLKNITNDIYKNSISGIFLSRLLRPWQQIASYLIILTLVALALTFNNHNIPLASVYYKRADAGFIVIFVSLLYSYIDSTDSFFNIAFESQTGVASSKRINKLLSLELPPSIKNVQVLENVKGEIEFKNVWFKYSKKSKQYQLKNASFKVKPGQTTAIVGPTGAGKTTIISLLNKFYDYDKGSILIDGVELKNITKYNLREYVSTVLQDSFVFKDTVLNNIKVAHPSSSLEEVQETAKLLDAHHFIMRMEQGYDTVIDNSSSQLSRGEKQLLNVTRAILGNKKILILDEATSNIDSNTEKIIQNSLQKNFFKDKTSIVIAHRLSTIKNADQILVINNGEIIEKGTHETLIEQKGFYYNMYRAQFD; this is translated from the coding sequence ATGCCTCAAAAATATTTAAAAAATAAAAAACCAACATTATTTTCCCTAATACGGGATGGTTTACGTTATTTTTGAAAAGATGATAAAAAGTCATTTATTATTGGAACGATTTTGATAGTTTTTAATAGCATTTTTTATAATCTTGGTAGCGTTTTAATTGGTTTAACAATATCATTATGTTTTCCAATAGATGTAATTAATGGCACAAAAGAATTTAATATTCCTCTATTTAGCACATTATGTGTTATATTAGCAATATTCTTTATAGGATTTGCATTTTTTAAGTTTTATCAAAATAAAATATTTAGTAGATTAGCTTTTAAAACCACTTCTAAAATACGTGAAGAAGTTATGAATAAATTATTAAATATGCCTATAAGTTACTATGATGGGGAAAAAACAGGTGATATTATTTCGACTCTAATAAATGATATAAATAACTTAGGCAAAAGTTTAGATTTCATATTTAGACAGTTAACAGGAAGCGTTCTAAACATGTTCTTTGTATTTGTTACATTAATGCTATTTAGTTCTACAATAACCCCAATAGTTATAGCTATTTCACTTATTTTGTTTTCAATTAGTTTCGTATTATTAATTAAAGCTAGACCTTATTACATAAAATTGCAAAATAATTTAGGAGATTTAAATGGTTATGTGGAAGAAATGTTAATTAATGCTAAAATAACATATTCTTTTGATAGACAAAATACAGCACAAGATAAATTAAAAAATATTACAAATGATATTTATAAAAATTCTATAAGCGGTATTTTTCTAAGTAGATTATTAAGACCTTGACAACAAATTGCTTCTTACTTAATTATTCTTACTTTGGTTGCTTTAGCTTTAACATTTAATAACCACAACATTCCACTTGCTAGTGTTTATTATAAAAGAGCTGATGCTGGGTTTATTGTTATATTTGTTTCACTATTATATAGTTATATAGATAGTACCGATTCATTCTTTAATATAGCTTTTGAAAGTCAAACAGGGGTTGCTTCAAGTAAAAGAATTAATAAGCTACTTAGTCTTGAATTACCTCCATCTATTAAAAATGTTCAAGTTCTTGAAAATGTAAAAGGTGAAATTGAATTTAAAAATGTTTGATTTAAATACAGTAAAAAATCAAAACAGTATCAACTTAAGAATGCGAGTTTTAAAGTTAAACCTGGCCAAACAACAGCTATAGTTGGTCCAACTGGCGCTGGCAAAACCACAATAATTAGTTTATTAAACAAATTCTATGATTATGACAAAGGTTCAATTTTAATTGATGGTGTTGAACTTAAAAACATTACAAAGTATAATTTAAGAGAATATGTTTCGACCGTTTTGCAAGATTCATTTGTTTTTAAAGATACTGTTTTAAATAATATTAAAGTAGCTCATCCTTCTTCAAGCCTTGAAGAGGTTCAAGAAACAGCAAAACTTTTAGATGCCCACCACTTTATTATGCGTATGGAACAAGGCTATGACACTGTAATTGATAATTCCTCAAGTCAATTAAGCCGCGGTGAAAAACAACTATTAAATGTTACAAGAGCAATTCTTGGAAATAAAAAAATTCTAATTCTTGACGAAGCTACAAGTAATATAGATTCAAACACCGAAAAAATTATTCAAAATTCATTACAAAAGAATTTCTTTAAAGATAAAACTTCTATTGTTATAGCTCATAGATTAAGCACAATTAAAAATGCTGATCAAATACTTGTTATCAATAATGGTGAAATAATAGAAAAAGGAACACATGAAACCTTGATAGAACAAAAAGGGTTCTATTACAATATGTATAGAGCACAATTTGATTAA
- a CDS encoding UTP--glucose-1-phosphate uridylyltransferase: MSEIKKVKKLIIPAAGWGTRFLPMTKIIHKELTPILNRPAIDLLIDEAVEAGIEEIILIVSERKKKILNYFVVDQELQSELILKNKNELLNKVKSTNRSYMITRVIQKEQLGLGHALAITKPYINNEPFAVILGDDLIRSDISAIKQLIDFYNKTGQNVLGVQTVKPENVHKYGIVKPTNSSEKDNKYFEIDSAIEKPKLENAPSHKAILGRYVFNPEVLDILSEIEYDGKNEIQVVDAFDKLLKEYKQKIYAYEFEGTRYDLGSIEGFVKANIDYALNCPELAKEIKSFIKEKVK, encoded by the coding sequence GTGTCTGAAATCAAAAAGGTTAAAAAGTTAATTATTCCAGCAGCTGGGTGAGGTACGAGATTTTTACCCATGACTAAAATTATTCATAAGGAACTAACGCCTATTTTAAATAGGCCGGCAATTGATTTATTAATTGATGAAGCTGTTGAAGCTGGAATCGAAGAAATTATTTTAATTGTTAGTGAAAGAAAGAAAAAAATTCTTAACTACTTTGTTGTGGATCAGGAATTACAAAGTGAATTAATTTTAAAAAATAAAAATGAATTATTAAATAAAGTCAAGTCAACTAACAGATCATATATGATAACTAGAGTAATCCAAAAGGAACAACTAGGCTTAGGACATGCTCTAGCAATTACAAAACCCTATATTAATAATGAACCATTTGCAGTCATTTTAGGTGATGACTTAATTAGATCTGATATTTCCGCTATAAAACAATTAATTGATTTTTATAATAAAACAGGTCAAAATGTTTTAGGCGTTCAAACTGTTAAACCGGAAAATGTTCATAAATATGGAATTGTTAAACCAACAAATTCAAGCGAAAAAGACAATAAATACTTTGAAATAGATTCAGCTATTGAAAAACCTAAATTAGAAAACGCTCCTTCTCACAAAGCTATTTTAGGAAGATATGTCTTTAATCCTGAAGTTTTAGATATTCTTTCCGAAATTGAATATGATGGCAAAAATGAAATACAAGTTGTTGATGCCTTTGATAAGTTATTAAAAGAATATAAACAAAAAATTTATGCCTATGAGTTTGAAGGAACAAGATATGATTTAGGGTCTATTGAAGGTTTTGTTAAAGCTAATATTGATTATGCTTTAAATTGTCCTGAATTAGCAAAAGAAATTAAAAGTTTTATTAAAGAAAAAGTTAAATAA
- a CDS encoding MnuA family membrane nuclease, whose translation MNKRKKILLSSLTIALTPSIVVSCFNNSSEQNKKSLDSIKKELEDLLSTKENVLNLYSDNKYRKIYKDLEKAYLKLEIDIDNIDASLESLEKAKKEISISLEKAKKEKNEIDKNSTLDTELVISRNELKAIIDNRDSIFSNYQDNKYKSILDLLTIKFNEALNVFNNLNSTKTDLDNAKSSLLAAIDQAKKEKNEIDNNSASIPLNKSIKISNWNVCNLGGLSDFNRDVKLKAITSLINYLDIDIQGLIEVELGSLDSIQEMVRVLNIMNPQAKWNYIFSDPSDGINKIIPSDSNVHEACVILYKESKVNPKNFESLNKPFVSFDNSSFKNVFNAPDNVGYVRPPFGVYFETVGQIRNDFTLVIDHFDQPGNHQYDGGTAKKTPSGNKIKSQGRQESNEAWNLKLLMNFYDDLDKENDELIFMADTNIRKGNETALFEPILNNGYQSILNESLALTSLGTSWNYSESYDKIFYKGDLTFSTERDGYYPLYNIIEDNVIKDFDANEVWINYVKSFGKNYSNDASYIRSAIADHCSVFFTLNLDKNDLD comes from the coding sequence ATGAATAAAAGAAAAAAAATACTATTAAGCTCATTAACAATTGCACTTACACCTTCTATTGTTGTTAGTTGTTTTAATAATAGTTCAGAACAAAATAAAAAAAGCTTAGATTCAATTAAAAAGGAATTAGAAGATCTCTTAAGTACAAAAGAAAATGTTCTCAATCTTTATTCTGATAATAAATATAGAAAAATATATAAGGACTTGGAAAAAGCATATCTTAAGTTAGAAATCGATATCGACAATATTGATGCTTCTTTAGAATCTTTGGAAAAAGCTAAAAAAGAAATTTCTATTTCTTTAGAAAAAGCTAAAAAAGAAAAAAATGAAATTGATAAAAATTCTACTTTAGATACTGAATTAGTTATATCTAGAAACGAACTTAAAGCAATTATTGATAATAGAGATTCTATTTTTAGTAACTACCAAGATAACAAATACAAATCAATTTTGGATTTACTAACTATTAAATTTAATGAAGCTTTAAATGTTTTCAATAACCTTAATTCAACTAAAACAGATTTAGATAATGCTAAATCATCGTTATTAGCAGCTATTGATCAAGCTAAAAAAGAAAAAAATGAAATTGATAATAATTCAGCATCTATTCCCTTAAACAAGTCAATTAAAATTAGTAATTGAAATGTGTGCAACTTGGGAGGATTAAGCGATTTTAATAGGGATGTTAAGCTTAAAGCAATAACATCTTTAATTAATTATTTAGACATTGATATACAAGGCCTAATTGAAGTTGAACTAGGTTCTTTAGATAGTATTCAAGAAATGGTTCGAGTTTTAAACATAATGAACCCTCAAGCCAAATGAAATTATATTTTCAGCGATCCATCAGACGGAATTAATAAGATAATACCAAGTGATAGTAATGTTCATGAAGCTTGTGTAATTTTATATAAAGAGTCAAAAGTTAATCCTAAAAATTTTGAATCATTAAATAAACCTTTTGTCTCTTTTGATAATAGTTCATTTAAAAATGTTTTTAATGCACCTGATAATGTTGGTTATGTACGTCCACCATTTGGTGTTTATTTTGAAACGGTTGGGCAAATAAGAAATGACTTTACGCTTGTAATTGATCATTTTGACCAACCAGGAAATCATCAATATGATGGAGGAACAGCCAAGAAAACTCCAAGTGGTAATAAAATAAAATCCCAAGGACGTCAAGAGTCTAATGAAGCTTGGAATCTAAAACTTCTTATGAATTTTTATGATGATCTAGATAAAGAAAATGACGAGTTAATCTTTATGGCCGATACAAATATTCGCAAGGGTAATGAAACCGCCTTATTTGAACCCATACTAAACAATGGTTATCAATCTATTTTAAATGAGTCTCTTGCTTTAACCTCTTTGGGAACATCATGAAATTATAGTGAATCATATGACAAGATATTTTATAAAGGTGATTTAACTTTTTCAACAGAAAGAGACGGATACTACCCTCTATACAATATTATTGAAGATAATGTTATAAAAGATTTTGATGCTAATGAAGTTTGAATTAATTATGTAAAATCATTTGGGAAAAATTATTCAAATGATGCATCATACATACGTTCAGCTATAGCTGACCATTGTTCTGTATTTTTTACATTAAACTTAGATAAAAATGATTTAGATTAG